CCTGGACCAGATCGAGCTGGAGTCGCGCAGGCAGTTATTGAGTGCCATCACCCCGTTCTGTCCGCCATTaccagaggatgaagaggctcCGAGTGGACCCTTTGTTAAATGGCTGTTCCTCGGTGCGCGCCGGGACGATATCCACGAGTCTCTAAAGAACGCCAGCACGCTTAACTTGGACGACGGTAGTAACTCAACGAAGCAGGACGATGATCTTCGGCTGTACGTCGCTCAGAAGGTCAGAcagattgcggaggaaaggaagtaCAGCAGAGCGCTGGAGTACTTTGTCAAGAGTTTCATAGCCTTTCGAGCGAGGGCGACGTCCAACTACGACTGGGTTAACCTGGTATGTCTGGAGCTAGAGAATGATGAACTAACCCAAGGCTCTGTGAGACGTCGCCTGGAAGAGCTGCCTACAGATCTTTATCCCATGTACGACCACGTTTCCCATCGGGTAGGTGCTAACCCTAATTGACTGGGCCAGAAATTGGACAGTAATTGACGCTATATATAGGTACTGCAGGGCGTAGATATCGACGTCGAATACGCCAAGGAGATTCTACGGTGCCTGCTCCTCGTGCATACGCCTCCAACGCTACAGGAACTGGCAATCCTAGCTGGTCTTCCAGAGACAGACCGGGAGAACCGAACAGAGCTGAAAAAGCACGTTGAGAGATGCGGAGCCCTCGCCAAGATGTTCAAGGACGGTCCAGAGACGAAGGTGCAGCTCAGCCACACGTCTGTCAGAGAGTTCTTGAAGTCCAAGGCCAGCGACTGGCTTTCCATGGGATCCGAGCAGATCCAGCATGGTGTCATTGCCCTGAGGTGTTTCGACTATgtccttgctggtgttgaagcgagggaaggagacgacgaggaagaagctacCGCAGCCGAGGCAgcggacgacgaagacgaagaagataaTTCCGACGCTGAGAGCGAGGACAACGACTTGGAATCAGAGACCGAGtctaatactactaaccCGGGCGCAGAGGCTAAAGCCTTGCTCCGGTATCCTGTCACAGAGTGGATAGAGCACGCGCTACACGCAACAGCAGACATCGTCGATAACCTGGGCGTCGCCGATGTGTTTTGGCTTCTAGGGTCTAAAGAACGCGCAGAGTGGTCTCGAACATATGCCAGCTTCACATCAGCTGCGGCGCAGTCCGGCGATACCCTCGAGTTTGATACCGACTCCACGGCACTGCATATCGCGGCGTACTTCGGCTATTTGCCTCTAGCAGATCTGCTTCTCAGGTCTGACCAACACGATGGGGAGCCTCACGCGTGTGATGGTCAAGGGTTGCAGCCGCTATACTGGGCGTGTCGTAGGGGGCATCTGGATATGGTCCAGCGGCTGTGTGCTGCTGGAGCGGACATCAATTATCGGAGCTCAGAGGAATCGAAAACGGCTCTGCATGCGGCTGTCCTATCAAATAACCCCGAGATAACCTCTTTTGCACTCAGTCATGGCGCATCCGTTGACGTCACCAGCAAGGACGTCGGTTCTCCGCTTTATATGGCCTGCGATGAAGGGTCCCTTGCAATAGTGCAGCAGTTGCTAGAGAGACAAGCCAATCCTAATCTTCTAGGAGGCCCCGAGGTTACAGCACTGAATGCCGCTGCACGGAGCGGCCAGCTGGATGTTGTGAAGATTCTTCTCCAGTATGGCGCGGAGCTAAATCCTAATGTGGATTACCAACGTGGCAATGCACTATGGATGGCGTGCGCTTACGGGGGGAAGGAAACTGCCGAATACTTACTTGGGCAGGGCTGCAACTGGGATAAGCCAGACTCTAAAGACCGCTTGCCGATTGCAATAGCTGCAGAGGAGGGGTATGCCGATATTGTCGTGTTGTTGCTCCAGTACGATCACCGGCCGGAGTCTCATGAGAAAGCCCTGCTCAGCGCTGCAGAAGCGGACGAACCTGATGTGGTTCGCGTTCTGGTACAGCATTGTCCGATGATCTCGCATGGCGATCCCTTTTACGAAGCTGCGAGCAGTGGGTGTACCGAGATTGTCGAGATCTTGACAGCAGACGGGGTGGACCAGGGCGTCTTGGAGAAGTCGCTATATGAAGCAGTGGACTGTCAATATGAGGGAACAGTCCGCGTATTGTTGAATATGGGAATTAATCCCAATTCTGAGGGCCCCGAGTAAGTAATCCCAGCTCATTGATAATGTCATCGGCTGACAGATATAGCTATGGAAATGCTCTTCAGGCCTCTGCGTACGACGGAACAACGAATATCTTGCAAATGCTGCTCCACAAAGGCGCAGATCCGAACCTGGTCTATCCGAACTCGGATTATGGCACGGCGCTTCAAGCTGCATGTTACCAAGGAACCGTCGAAAATGTGAAGATCCTTCTCGACCGCGGGGCTATAGTGAATCCTGATGTCTCCGGCGAGTATGGGACACCACTGACGGCTGCCTGTGCCCAAGGCAATACTGAAATAGTACGActtctcctcgaccatgGTGCCGACCCGAACTGTGAAGGAGGCGAATACGGGTTTGCCATCGTTGCGGCTAGTGAGGGTGGAAACGAGGATATCCTCCGGCTGCTCCTCTCACATGAGGCTAATGTCGATGTCAATGTCAAGAGCCCAAGTGGGGAGACCCCTCTGACAAACGCAGCTTTGGAGCTGCCCTTGTCGTGCCTGGAGCTTCTCGTACAACATGGTGCATGGTTGCATGTCCGGGATGAAGACCAAGACACCGCCCTTACCAACGCTGCTTGCACCggagattcagattcagtgCGTTACCTTCTCGAGCAGGGGTTAGATGTCCAGCATATCGGCAACCGGGGAGGCGCGCTGTATCTCGCAATCGATGGGGGCAAGTCGCTTGAATGCGTTGAGGTCCTGGTAGGGTATCACGTCGACGTCAACCAGCAAGGCGGCCTACTGCATACGCCTCTCCAAGCTGCCGTCCACAACATGGACTTGGACTGCATTCAACTCTTGTTGGATAATCACGCCGATGTAAACCTCACCGGCGGGAAGTATCACActgctcttctcgccgcGGTAGTCGCAGACGATATAGAGCGTGTCCGACTGCTCCTCCAACACGGTGCTGATCCTCTTGAGGCAGGTGGTTACTACGGAAGTGTCCTACATGCGGCGATTTATGCCGATGAGCCTATCGGCATGAtcgaccttctcctggaGCACGGCGCTGACATTAATGCCGTGCATGATCGAGGCACTCCCCTCCAGGTTGCAGCCGCTTATACCACGACAGATGTGACCACCCATCTTCTTGAGAAGGGCGCAGACCCGAACTTGGTTATTGGGAAGCACGGAACTGCCCTACAAGCAGCATGCATACTGCAAGACGATGACGTGGTagatgagcttctcgagtACTCTGCGGATCCCCTTTTGCGAGGTGGGTATTACGGTAGTGGCTTTGCGGCGGCCGCTGCGAATGGGATGGAAGGTTATGTCAAAAGGTGGCTTGAAGATGATCCTGCGGGGGATATTCTTGTCGAAGCATTACACTTTGCGGTGCATTTCCGACAGACAGATATTGTTAAGGTGCTCTTGGACCATGATGTGGATGTCAATGTTAAAAGCCGGCTCTTCGGGTCTGCGATGCTGGCTGTGGAAGCAAAGATCACGGACACAGAGAGGGCCATTCTAGAGGGTGATGAAGACTTTTGGAAggccgatgaggaagatcaggacgaggatgacgaggatgacgacgacgatgaggatgaggatgaagaggaggagcaggaggaggaggaggaggaagatggccAGAGCGAAGGTGacattgatgaggatggcagtgaggacgacgaagcagagaaggaaaTCAGAGCGCTTTTGACACCTTTGACGCAGACAGATACTGTGGAAGACAATGGAGGTCTGCCTTCTAATGTGGAAGACAATAACGGACCTGCTTCTGATGCAAGCTCGGATGAGGGCAGCACCTGGGAGAACCTGAAACAGGGCAAGACAAGTCGATTTGGATTCAGAAACGCACTCAAGAAGAGTATTGCAGATAAAATGGACAGAATGCCTGTGTCATTCTAATGGCAGAAATTGACGTTACGCGGTTCCGAACTACTGGACAGAGTATCTGGTTCCATCTTAGTTAGAGTGTAAATATATCGTCAGTTAGTCTTGGAAGTCCTGTTTCGACACCTGCTATCTTCTATACcttctagaattaaataaatagcGAATGATAAAACAGTAAGTCCGAGTGAATAGCGAGGGACGTCGTATTCAGGCATGCTGGGCCTTAGAGAAGGCTGGTCACAATCACTAGAATATTTCTCAATAGAAACAATGCTGTGCAGTAATTACATTTTCGCAGCTATCTGGGTCGAAACACATGCCACAGTTTCGGTAAAGTGCCGTTGTATGGATTGTGTACAGACATATATTTCTCTTGGTGATATCAGGGGAGGGACAATTAGGGCTTCGGATACAGCAACACTATGGGAGGCCAAACACAAAGTCTGCTTACCATTATACTGCCCACATTCAAAGTATCATGAGAATTAAGAGCATAAATATAATGAACTACTACACGGCAGCCAAGCCTTGATCCGCCAAGGGGAACACAAGGCTTGTCCGACACTGCGGCATTTTATTGGCAGTGACAGGCTGATTGTTGCCGACTGCCGAGCTGTGGCCCACGCGTTAAACGGCAATTTGACAGGAACAGCAATATAGACCCACTGAATCACCAGGTGTGTTCATAATTTATTCACAAACAGACTGTTCGGGCCGCGATCATCACAGAATGATGTGGAGGTCCGGCTGTTcttttcatccttctcctggcCCGGCTGACATTGTCCTTGTGTCATCCCCATCCTGCTGGTCTGTTCTGAACCTTGTTCGACTTCAGCTGTAACCTATCGGACTTTATCCTGGCCAAATGAGCAATCCCAGTCTCCACACAGACGATGCCGACCCAGAGCAGCCGTCGGAAAACTCTCCATCGCATGCTCTAGCCCACCAGCGGAGTCACCACGACACCGAAAATGAGGTCCGCTCCAATGCGCCCACGTCTCTGCTCACCAGCGAGTGCCTGCGGGGAGTTGTCCGCAATGTTCGCGAGCAAACAGGTCGCATCGCCGACATGCTTGGCCGGCCGGCTGCGCAGACCGAGTCCGGCCTGGGTGCGTCCCTCGTAGACCCCGAGAAACTAGGCTCAACAGATGATCACCAGCTAGCTGCTATCTTTCGCCCAGAATCacaggagggggagggcCTGACTGCGTCGCAGTATCAGGAAGCTGTGAAGGCTGAGGCGGAGAGGTTGGTGCAGGGCCTTCAGGGAGGAGCGGCGTCGGTATCGGGATCTGATGCCTCAATGCTTGTTCCGCAGCCTCAGGCTGATGtcgaggctgcggagaatGTGCCCGCGCCGGAGCCTTCGTTGCCTGGGGGTGTGCTATCCGCTTTGCTTCACTTGCGTGGTATGCATTCACGGCAGAATAGTTTGTACTCGGCTGCGGAGTCGGATAGGGAGTCGACGCCGGCGCCCACTCCGTCTGCTGTTCCTGGGAAGAATAAGCCGCGGAAATGGCACAAGAAGCCTAACCAtgcttcgacttcttcacTGGTACGGATGTCGTTGAACATGGGCCAGATCGGTTCTTCCGCCTTGTCGACCCCAGAAACGTCACAAGGAGAGCCAGCTGAGACAGATACAAAAGAGCAAAATGGAGGCAGgaaaaataagaagaagaagaaaggaaggaaaagcGATAAACAAAGCCAAGAGGTCAAATTGACCGTCCACATTGCTGAAATCATCTTCCGACAGCGGTATATCATGCAGCTCTGCAGAGCGTTTATGCGATACGGGGCGCCCACCCATCGCCTAGAGGAGTATATGCAGATGACGGCGCAGGTGCTAGACATCAAGGCACAATTCATGTATCTACCTGGCTGCATGATTATGTCTTTTGACGATCCAGTGACTCGCACTGCGGAGGTGAAACTCATCCGAGCGCCTCAGGGCCTTGATCTCGGACGCCTCGAGGACGTCCATCACTGTTATAAACGGGTTACCCATGATATGGTGGACATGCAGACGGCTATTTCGGAGCTCACATCGTTGATGGATCGCAAACCGCGGTATAACCGGTGGCTGGTAATTCTGCTCTATGGGCTTGGGTCCGCTGCTGTAGGGCCATTTGCGTTCTCTGCGCGGCCTATCGACATGCCTATTATCTTTTTCTTGGGATGCTGCGTAGGGTTTATGCAGCTTGTTCTCGcccctcgctctcctctGTACGCCAATGTCTTTGAAGTTTCTGCAGCAATCTTGGTATCGTTTATCGCGCGTGCATTTGGCAGTATCAGACTCCCTGGCCATACGGATCCTATATTCTGCTACGCCTCAATAACTGAATCATCCATCGCCTTGATTCTTCCCGGCTTCTCTGTCCTGAGTAGCAGTCTGGAATTGcaatcccaccagatgatAGCCGGTTCTATCCGCCTCGTCTACACAATCATCTACTCGCTCTTCCTTGGCTACGGCGTCACCGTGGGCACCACAATCTACGGCGCCATCGATTCAAACGCAACTAGCGACACAACCTGCGCCAGGCAGTCTGTCTGGGGAAGCCCGTATACGGAACATTTCCCCTTTGTGGCAGTCTACTGTCTCATTGCATCGTTGATTAACCAGTCCAAACTCCGCCGCACGCCCGTCATGATTTTAATCGGGACAGCGGGATATGTGACCAACTACTTTAGCACGCAGAGACTGGGTTCTTCCTCTGAGGTCGCGAATACAGTTGGCGCGTTTACGATTGGCCTGCTGGCGAATCTGTATAGTCGCGTTTGGCATGGGAATGCGGTTAGTTCGACGATTCCGGGGATCTTTACGCTTGTGCCATCGGGAATGGCGTCGTCGGGATCGATATTGTCGGCGATTGAGTATTCGGATTCTGTGAAGAATGGGACGGCGAATACCTCTGGGGGTAGCTCAGGGAGttccttgacgagcttgGGGTTCGGTATGATCCAGACGGCGATTGGGATTACGGTGGGATTGTTTGTGTCTGCGCTGATTGTGTATCCgcatgggaagaagaggagtgGGCTGTTTTCGTTGTAGGATATTTCATTAAAACGGGCATTATAGATTCATTTACTGCATTTAGACGCATAGCAAGCGTTGTTTACACACTCAGACAGGGGTATATCAGGAACGAGTAGCGCCATATTGCGTGACTATCACGCTTATCTCCAGCCTTTCTACCCACATCAGCCAAAAATTGGGAGGCCGAAGCTTAGCACGGTCAAGCCTTCTCCAAGCGACGTCGCATTGCTTATCGTCTGCTGCAGGCTCCACGATGGTCCCATTGGCGAAGTCTCGCCGCCATCCCTGATCAACGCGGAGATCGTAACTCCTTCTGTGTCCCAACCCCGCGCGAGATGTCGGTGGCTTGCTTAGATCGCTGCCCGCTGTAACCTCAATCAATCATCCGGGCCCTCCGTATACAAGCGCCCCTATCCGGCTGGTCGAATGACCAATCGTGGCTGCTTTGGTCGGATGATGCTGCAATTCGCAGTCTAGATAGCGATCAAACTCCACTCGGAGTCCTGCAATTACGTATAAAGCCAGTCTCCGCACAGGATGGAGAAATCGAATTGTCTGACTGAATTGAATTCATCGGCGAGTTGGGGTCCCtttggttttgttgttgttaacCATGCGACTTAATTTATTGTATACGGCTGCGGCTCTCTCGCTGTGCGCTGGCAACGTATCGGCCACCTCCCATGGTCGATTCGGCCAGAGGGCTCGCGACTCCTTGAATTTGGCGAAACGGGGCGCGCAGACCGCTACTGAGTCGAACAGCGCTGCAAAGGAGGATTTCCGTTTCTTGAACAAGCAGACCCAGCGTATGATAGCCAGTCCGCCTCGGGGACCAAGCAGCTAACATAGCCCTGATAGCCTACCTCGTCGACAAGCTCCCCGATGTCAACTACGATATCGGTGAAATCTATTCTGGATCGGTGCCGATTGATGAGAAGAATGACTCGCGAtcgcttttcttcatcttccagccGAAGCTTGGGGAGCCTGTGGACGAAGTTACGATCTGGCTTAATGGCGGCCCTGGATGCAGTTCTCTCGAGGGTTTCTTCCAGGAAAATGGTCGGTTCCTGTGGCATCCTGGTACTCTGGCGCCGGTTGAGAATCCTTATTCCTGGGTGAACCTCACAAATATGCTATGGTATGAGCTTTTGTGCCAGTGATCTGGGTAAATGCTGACATTGTTGATATAGGGTTGACCAACCCGTTGGAACTGGGTTTAGCACCGGTACACCGACTGCAGTTTCCCAGGAAGAGACGGCAGAAGACTTTGTcaagttcttcaagaatTTCCAACAGGAGTTCGGAATCAAGAACTTCAAAATCTATGTCACCGGGGAGAGTTATGCGGGTCGTTATGTGCCCTACATTTCAGCCGCGATTCTTGACCAGAAGGACAAGGAATTCTACGACCTCGCAGGTGAGATCCACTTACCACAAATTGCGTGGGTCTGCAGACTAAACATGTTACAGGAGCCCTCGTGTACGACCCCTGCATCGGCCAATTCGACTACGTCCAGCAAGCAGCCCCTGCCGTCCCCTTCGTGGTCGAAAACgccaacttcttcaacttcaaccagTCTTTCCTCGAAGAGCTAGAGACACTACACGACAAATGTGGCTACAAGGACTTTATCGACGAATATCTCGTCTTCCCTCCATCCGGAGTGCAGCCACAAAAGCAATTCCTAGACGGCGAGTGTGACGTGTTCGATCTCATCAATAACGAGGCATTTGCTACGAATACCTGTTTTGATATTTACGAGATTAACCTCATGTGTCCTCTGACGTGGGATGTGCTAGCGTTCCCTACTGAATTGACATACCTACCTCAGGGCGGAACGGTGTACTTTGACCGCGAGGATGTCAAGAAGGCACTACATGCTCCGGAATCAGTCGAATGGTCCATCTGCTCCAACGAGAACGTGTTCGTAGGAGGAAAGGCCGGAccagagggagaaggcgaCGCATCAGCAAATCCCATCGAGAAGGTCCTCCCCCAGGTCATTGAAGCGACCAACCGCGTCCTCATCAGCAACGGCGACTACGATATGATCATCATCACGAACGGGACTCTGCTTTCTATCCAGAACATGACCTGGAATGGAGACCTGGGTTTCCAACAGGAGCCGAACGCAACAATCTACATTGACCTTCCTGATCTGCAGTGGGCGGCTGTTCGTGAGGATAATGGTCTTGCTGTTGATCAGCCTCAAGGGACTATGGGAATTCAGCACTTTGAGCGTGGTTTGCTGTGGGCGGAAACCTTCCAGAGTGGACATATGCAGCCAGAGTATCAGCCTAGAGTCACGTACCGCCATTTGGAATGGTTGCTTGGGCGGATTGAGAAGCTGTAAAAAATGACGAGGACTCTCTACATGAACAGTATATACTCTAGGTATATATTGGAATACGAGATACCCCGGATGATAGTTTCAAACAGGTGATATGAGCATGCAGTCGGCATAACGCCTCTAACGGTATTCTCACTCATATcctttaaatattattatatgaCAAGcataaaaatttatttactaaagGACAGTAGTAGTTAGTATCCTCTGtctctttataatatatacctatattatattatcgGAATTACTAACAATACTCTCTATATatctctcctctccaaccaccGCCCATCCCACCAAATCGAGGGCCCCCGagtcccatcccatccatcccttTTATATCAATTATTTCCGGGCCCATCGAGGCCCGGGACACCATCCTGACTCTGCGCAACGATCGAGCCGCTCACGGTGGAGACTTTAATTTCGAACGAGACCGTACTCCGATGTATGTCCTACGCTCCTGGGTAACTTCTGGGTCCACTATGTCATCGCCGAGTCTTTCCTTCGCAACATTTTCCCCGGGAACTTGCTGTATTTGCAGCCCCGGCTTTTCGTATCCGTATGAGAACAATAGAGTAACCGAACAGTAGGACCTCAGGGCCTCAGGACCGGAGGTGTGTGGGTTGTGTGTATGGTAACTTATAGCACGGTAGTGGAACCTCGCGGACACTCACACGCTGTAGATAGGGGTATTACAAGCGGTTAGAGTATCATGTATGAGACTCGTGAATAAGTTTTGAGATTCAAGCATCAAAAGTATGACAAATTCTATTGCCGAATGGTACATTCAATCAGCCCAGTCGGGTATCCTAGCCATGTCAGCGCGCAACCTATTAAGGTAGTCTATTCGATCGGCTGTGTATTCACTCTGATACGTTACCTATAAAATTTACTTGTGTCTGTACTAACATATAACTGAACCTAGAGCTCTCTGGAGTCAGTAATGATCAATTGTAGCTGCTTGTCTAAGCCGGCACACTGGCAATCTATCCAATCGAGCTTGACATACTAATCACCATGATTGGGAATAATGCCAGTAATTGCGAAGTCATGTGACAGTATAAAACAAAAATGCTGATAACAACTTCTCAGGTTTGCAGGttttaaagctatatttgCTCTTAAGAATGTATAAAAGACAGTTCACGTGATAAAAAAAGTCACAAGTCTTCACACACCAACACGAGAATAACATAAAAGCGAACTAAAATATGAAAGGCTCTTTAAAAAGGAATGCCCCTAATAATGAACAGTTCTATTACAACCCAGCCTTGCAATACTATCCAAAGTGGACAGTCGAGGTAGCGGGACCTATGTGCCAGACAACCTTAGAAATACCAGAGTCGACACTTATTTTGTTAAGCCGACCACGTAGTAGTTGAAGTTGCACTCGCTGTCATCAGTCACTTCGGATGTGCTGCTAGCTCCCATAACCACGTTTCCATCTGTATCCAGAAGATTCACGGTCTGGTTTCCAACAACCATATCAGTAACTGCTGCGTAGTTCAATCCAGGGTGAAGCTGGATGGTGGTCAATACATTCCCACCACTGGAGACCTGGGCCTGCATGCCCTCACTGGAGGAGGGAAGGACAATGGCAAAATTAACTGCGTCAAGCGCGGCATCTGCGTTTCGCGGTGGGTTGTCGACGCAATGCTTGAGCATGCCTCTGTACCACATTACTCCAATAGGGTCATCTGCCGGAGGCTGCATCCGATCAGCCGTTACCCCGGACTTATACGCATTGATGAACGATGTAACCAGGGGCTGCCATGCGTAGTGTGGCCATTGATCGTTATTAGCGTAGGTGAGGATAGTAGGGTCATAGCCGTCCTCCCACACGTTCCCGATATAATGGCTCTCGCCTGCATCATTCTGTTCAAGGACCCAGGTGTCAGCCTGAGTAGTGGTATAGTAGAGGGAAACTTACTTACCCAAGTAATAAACTCTGCGAAGTCGGGCTTGATCTCGAGGATCTGTGTCATGCGCCGAGGGAGGTTTACTTCACCAACGCGGTACCAGGTGCTCCCCTGGAGATTTTTATATTGAAGTGGTGATATACCTGCAGATACGAGG
This is a stretch of genomic DNA from Aspergillus puulaauensis MK2 DNA, chromosome 8, nearly complete sequence. It encodes these proteins:
- a CDS encoding glycoside hydrolase family 71 protein (CAZy:GH71;~COG:S;~EggNog:ENOG410PNT0;~InterPro:IPR005197;~PFAM:PF03659;~SECRETED:SignalP(1-20);~go_function: GO:0016787 - hydrolase activity [Evidence IEA]), with the translated sequence MSLPLQLAFFTALGLSMVDAQAVFAHYMVQSIDGSTDHAYQDIQSAMAVGFEAFALNLGSTADWVDDTVSQLFKQAEGTDFKLFLSFDMYQNSDLDQHIPLFQQYQDHPNYYRAGPDNFPVVSSYGGYNESDAWGSFKSNTPVYLLLNLDDNYAGQGDSSPYFTDPRGQLSNFNDIVDGYFSWESTWPASNNGPANVSADGDVTLIEFSHNARKDYMMGISPLQYKNLQGSTWYRVGEVNLPRRMTQILEIKPDFAEFITWNDAGESHYIGNVWEDGYDPTILTYANNDQWPHYAWQPLVTSFINAYKSGVTADRMQPPADDPIGVMWYRGMLKHCVDNPPRNADAALDAVNFAIVLPSSSEGMQAQVSSGGNVLTTIQLHPGLNYAAVTDMVVGNQTVNLLDTDGNVVMGASSTSEVTDDSECNFNYYVVGLTK